The Phormidium ambiguum IAM M-71 DNA segment GGGTTTAGCGATCGCTTAGTCCAATTGCTAAAACTTGACTTGAACACTTATACTGAAATGTCTCAACGTTGTGTAGAAGTCGCCCAAAGATTTCTATGGAATGAAATTGCTCGAGATACATTAGATGTTTATTTACAGTTTTTAGCCAAGCAAAATTAACTTAATTAAAGGAGAAAACAATGGAAACAAGTTTAGAGATAAACACAGAATACAGTAACTTTCCTGAATATGATTTAAAAGGTAGATATAAATTAGCTTTTAATTGGATACCACAAGGAATTAATACTTTATTGGATGCAGGTTGTGCTTGGGGTTATGGAACTCGATTTTTTCGGCAAAAAAGCGATCGCGTCTACGGTTTAGATCCCACTCAAATTTTTGTGGAAGTAGCTAAACATAGGTATTCCGATATTACTTTTGTCGAAAGTGAACTAGAAAAAACTCCTTTCGAGTCAGAATTTTTTGATGCTATTGTCAGCTGCGATACTCTAGAGCACGTCCACGATGAGGTTACTTGTTTAAATGAAATGTTTCGGATTCTCAAACCAGGAGGTGTACTAGTAATAACTACTCCCCATAAAGGGTTATTTGGCTTTATGGATCCAGGAAATTCAATTCAGTGGATAGAGTATTTTATTAAGAAGAATTTGTCTTATATTTATCGTTTAGCTTATCGGATCAGAAAAGGAGAATATCCCGAAAAAATTGAATATGTTAAGCCAATTTACGAGCACGATACTACACACAGACATTACAGTTTGGCAGACCTTGTAGAAATGTTAAATAAGTCAAATTTTAAAGATAATTTCATTATTGAAAAAACTTTTAGGTCTGGTTTATTTATCGGTGTTTTCACTATGAATTTAGATTTCTATTTAAGCTTGTTTATCAAAAACAAAATTAAGGAATTTATAATTAAGCCATTTTTATTTTTTTCTGAAATAGATTTTTGGATTCCTTATAATTTTATCGGATATAATATTGGAGTGAAAATCATTAAAATTCCCCTAAAAAAATAAGGCAAAAAATAGTATGAAGCCACTCAAAAAAGTAGTATTAATAACTACTTTTAAAGCAATCAATAAATTTTAGGACGGAAAAAATCTCTAATATTTTTTAAGAAATTACTGCGGATTTTACCACCTAAATCTACTTTTCTATCACTTGATTATATCTTTCAGAATTACCCTTAGATAAAGAAGCTATAGGCTATGAACTCATTTCCCATAACTAAATCCTTTCATTATCTCTCTGAACTGGCAATCCAACGTACTGCCAACATAGTAATATCATCAAATTGAGTTGCGTCACCTATATGGTTACGTAAACTTTCTTCTACCATATTTAACAAATCAGTTGCAGAATTAGCAGATTTTTCTACCAAAGACAACAGGCTTTTTTCCGTAAAAAACTTCCCTGTAGGACTATGAGCTTCCGGTACACCATCTGTGTAAGCTAAGACAATATCGCCAGGTTCTAACTGTACTTGTTCTACTTTAAATTTAACGTTTTCCATCATCCCTACAGCTGGCCCTGTTTTGGATAAACGTTGCTTAATTCCTTCTGAATTAATAACTATAGGGAATTCATGACCCCCATTGATATATGTTAGTACGCCTGTTTTTGGATTTAAAACACCAAAAAACATGGTGGCAAACATTGATAATTGGCAGTGAATTTTGGCAATATAGTTGTTAGTTAGAAATACTGCTTTTAACGCATCTACTTCTGCGGAATAGTCAGGCTTGTGCGGATTAATTGGACAATTTTCCATTAACGCAGAATTGATTACATCTGATTCTTGTAGTTGAATTTGACCGGAAAAAATGCGAATTAAACTACGGAACAACGCCATAAATAAAGCTGCACCTACGCCTTTATCGCACACATCAGCAATTACTAAACCTACATATCCACCAGGTAGTTCAAACGCATCATAAAAGTCACCTGCGACATCTCGCGCTGGCGAAAAGCAAGCGGCTATTTCCCAACCTTCAGGTTGAATTAGTCGCTCGGGCAGAAAATCTTGTTGAATTTGTTTACCTTTTTCTAATTCGTTTTCTAAAGCTTTTTTAGTCGTATCTAATTTGGTGTAGAGTTGGACATTTTCTAAAGCTAAAGCAATTTGATCTGCTGTTACTTCCATCAAATGAGCGTGTTCGTCGGTAAAATGTTTGCTTCGTGAGTGCAATAATGTGATAATACCTAGTAGTCTTTCACCACGAAGAATCGGAACAGCTAAGGCAGAACCTACTTGATAAGGTTGATTAGGCAGGTCTACCCAACGATTATCATTTTTTGTGTCATAAATTAATCCAATTTCGCGGTGACGACTTACCCAACCTGCTAGTCCATCTTTTAATACTACGCCAATCAGTCTAGTACTTTCCTCTGGGGTTGCGCCTTCACGAGTCAAAATACTAGCTACAACAGC contains these protein-coding regions:
- a CDS encoding PP2C family protein-serine/threonine phosphatase — protein: MERQVELKAQVSMIVQNKYLEQLHRFLNKTSKAWSYVCTIVQNQSTEQLHQELESLRYEVNELKTAQAAYHAQSELLENLVAMARSSSEKEVLTATLKNTMAVSTRLTGAERGSLFIYNSSGAVVASILTREGATPEESTRLIGVVLKDGLAGWVSRHREIGLIYDTKNDNRWVDLPNQPYQVGSALAVPILRGERLLGIITLLHSRSKHFTDEHAHLMEVTADQIALALENVQLYTKLDTTKKALENELEKGKQIQQDFLPERLIQPEGWEIAACFSPARDVAGDFYDAFELPGGYVGLVIADVCDKGVGAALFMALFRSLIRIFSGQIQLQESDVINSALMENCPINPHKPDYSAEVDALKAVFLTNNYIAKIHCQLSMFATMFFGVLNPKTGVLTYINGGHEFPIVINSEGIKQRLSKTGPAVGMMENVKFKVEQVQLEPGDIVLAYTDGVPEAHSPTGKFFTEKSLLSLVEKSANSATDLLNMVEESLRNHIGDATQFDDITMLAVRWIASSER
- a CDS encoding class I SAM-dependent methyltransferase, which gives rise to METSLEINTEYSNFPEYDLKGRYKLAFNWIPQGINTLLDAGCAWGYGTRFFRQKSDRVYGLDPTQIFVEVAKHRYSDITFVESELEKTPFESEFFDAIVSCDTLEHVHDEVTCLNEMFRILKPGGVLVITTPHKGLFGFMDPGNSIQWIEYFIKKNLSYIYRLAYRIRKGEYPEKIEYVKPIYEHDTTHRHYSLADLVEMLNKSNFKDNFIIEKTFRSGLFIGVFTMNLDFYLSLFIKNKIKEFIIKPFLFFSEIDFWIPYNFIGYNIGVKIIKIPLKK